A region of the Fulvia fulva chromosome 7, complete sequence genome:
TGGCGGCACGAAAGCGCTGGAAATTAGCGTATTGCGGGAACTTCTCGAAACGACTCAAAAAGAGGTTGACTGCCAAGTTTGCTACTCTCTCATGCTCGATCCAGTGACGACCTTCTGCGGGCATACTTTATGCCGTAAGTGTCTTGCCCGCGTACTGGATCATTCTTTGCATTGTCCCGTCTGCAGGAGAGGACTAGCCATACCGCCATCGTTGATGAGACAGCCGAGCAACAAGACACTCGTGGACCTGTTGAACGGTTTGTGTCCAGATGTCGTCGCCGCGCGAGCTGAAGCATCTCTGCTTGAGGAACGTGGCGCAGAAGGTGACCAGAACGTACCACTCTTCGTCTGTACCCTCGGATTCCCTGATCAGCCGACGTTCTTGAGGATCTTTGAGCCGAGATATCGGCTGATGCTTAGAAGAGCTCTAGAAACCAACCGACAATTTGGCTTGCTGATGTACAATCGCTATGGGGAGCCTCAAGAGGACCTCGGCACTGTCCACTTCTACAAGTACGGGACCATGCTGGAAATTATTCACGCACAGCTGTTGGCCGACGGTACCAGTTTGATAGAGACTCGTGGTCTCTTCCGCTTCCGCGTAAAGTCGCACGATGTTCTGGACGGGTATACTGTAGGCACAGTAGAACGCCTGGACGACTTCAATCTAGCCGAAGAGGAACGCATAGAGGCAGAAGAGACATCACTGCCGGTCGAAGAAGACGAGGACCTCGCGGCTCAAATCAACCACATGTCCACACAGGAGTTGCTTCATGTCGCCCAGGAGTTTGTCGAGAGGATGCAGGCCAGAAGCGCGAACTGGCTTCAACAGCGAGTCCTCGACATCCATGGACAACCGCCGGACGATGCTGCACTATTTCCATACTGGTTCGCTAGCGTCCTGCCAATATCGGAAGAGGAGAAATACAAACTCCTAGGCACACGAACAGTGCGTGAACGACTGAAGATCACCACTATCTGGATTCGTAGGATCGAGTCACAAAGATGGTAAGTCACACCAACCGCACCTACAACCAGCCCTTTGCACGTCTCTCCGTCGCATCCGTGCTGACTGGCTGCACTGAAGGGTTGGGCCGGTGGTCCTGTGATACTGACACGCCTGTCAGGTACCAATCGAATTCGTGCCGAATCTTGTAGACTGACGCGATCGTCAGGTACCATTCGTACTCCTTCCGTGCCGCGTTACACTATCTCGGACCGACTGTATTCTTACCTTTGGCGATCGTACTACACTGGACTCGCTCTAGCTCGCAGCAGCAACAACATCAGCAGCAATGACCGTTGTGCAACTTCTTATGCTCCACGAGGATCATGCCACATCTGCACACTTGGACTTTTGTACATTTGGGAAAGCACGGCGCTGGCGCATAGAGCGGGAGCCACGCTATCTTGGTGGCGGAGAATGCATCGAAATGGAGTTTTTGTGTTTGATCAGGGAAAGATCCAAGCCGTATTAGCGGCATGATCGGGAAAGGGGACGATGGGAAGATGATATCCAGCGACCTAAGTTAAAAGTGATGCAATCAATGCGAAAATGCGTTCTGAATTGTGTGTCTATTCCTGATCAGACGAATGACAATGTGCTGTCTATGCACGACTCTGCTCATGGCAGTCTCGTACAGTTATGCAGAAGCGAATTATTGGCAAGCACGTTGGCATCTCCTTGACATCTGGGCCACCCTCACCGTAACAAGAGAGAGATCACTCGCAGCAAAGCCCATCACAGAGGTATCTTTCGCACGCGTGCTTTGGCGTACATTCGCTGCCGCGTGCTGCCAGCTATATACCATTCACAAGTGCAATGGCAAGCCACACCCTCCTTCTCCCTCGACCAGAACGTGGAAACATATGCATGGCAGGCATGTGGCCGGCCACCCGCCTCTCCAAATGTGGTTCGGATGAAGTCTTGGGAGCCTTCCGCGAAAGATGATTTGCTGCCCGCACGGAGCAATTGCCCGACTCTTCCTTGATTCGTCACGTACGCGCCGACCTTCTTGCTGGAAAAGGCGCCTCGGGATCCATTCAGAAGGCACTTGAGCTTGGCCCAAGGTCTCGTCGCTGTGATCTCGCGGCTTGGCCAGTGAAGGAGGTGAAAGCCACCTTCGGCCCTCGACCATTCGTTAGGCGCGCACCATGTTAGAGGGCTGTGGTGTTATGCTGCTATATCGATGCAGCGTCCCTGGAGTGCTGTGCTGTTCATGTCTCTCTGATCCACCCTCTCCTGGATCTTCAATGCGCGAGCCAACCTTCCCCGAGTACCCTCCGCTGGTGTAACGCTACCCCAACCCCTCTGGTGGACAGTACGGACCGAGATCCGGAGTCGACCACGCATCCCAGAGGACGATCGCATTGCAGTGTAGTCGCATCGCGCTGTGAGGTAGCAAGAGAAGGCCGCGATGTCGCTCAAGCAAGAGATTGAGACTTGGGTCGCTGCGCTGGCAGCATACGACAACAACGAGTTCGACAATGCCATCAAATGCTTCGAGCAGATCGCCGACACGTCCAAGATCCTCTTCAACTGCGGAGTCATCCATGCCACCTTGGGAGAGCATACCAGGGCTGTAGAATGTTACCAAAGAGCTGTCCAGCTGGACCAATACCTCGCCATATCGTACTTCCAGCAGGGCGTGAGCAACTTTCTCATGGGTGACTTTGAGGAAGCGCTGGCCAACTTCAATGACACTCTGCTGTACCTGCGCG
Encoded here:
- a CDS encoding LON peptidase N-terminal domain and RING finger protein, with product MSQHGGILEKTKAPLALAAYEDARQLVRLLQCTRCSKPFRNPVTLPCGNSLCRKCLPEAHEREHISYPDLPGRRQGFECPFEDCGAEHPASDCNIDVTLTKLMESISEVIARHSSMIETVPVLQEEDVRWDEVVSSQPSSEKPQQLDHSGSRLVATFLLAAQGKLQYNADVLYPDDMDTDGGTKALEISVLRELLETTQKEVDCQVCYSLMLDPVTTFCGHTLCRKCLARVLDHSLHCPVCRRGLAIPPSLMRQPSNKTLVDLLNGLCPDVVAARAEASLLEERGAEGDQNVPLFVCTLGFPDQPTFLRIFEPRYRLMLRRALETNRQFGLLMYNRYGEPQEDLGTVHFYKYGTMLEIIHAQLLADGTSLIETRGLFRFRVKSHDVLDGYTVGTVERLDDFNLAEEERIEAEETSLPVEEDEDLAAQINHMSTQELLHVAQEFVERMQARSANWLQQRVLDIHGQPPDDAALFPYWFASVLPISEEEKYKLLGTRTVRERLKITTIWIRRIESQRWYQSNSCRIL